The window AGTGATCGTCTTCGCACTCAGTAAAAAACTCTTCCGCCGCTTCAGCGCCCGCGATCTGCTGTTGCTTTCCGCCGTCTGCGGGGTGATTCGCTGGGGGCTGATGGGCTGGACCACCGCGCTGCCGTGGCTGATTGTGGCGCAGATCCTGCACTGCGGCACCTTTACCGTATGTCATCTGGCCGCTATGCGCTATATCGCCGCGCGTCAGGGAAGCGAAGTGATTCGCTTGCAGGCGGTCTATTCGGCGGTGGCGATGGGCGGTAGTATCGCCATCATGACGGTGTTCGCTGGCTTCCTCTATCAGCATCTGGGTAACGGCGTCTTCTGGGTGATGGCGCTGGTGGCGCTTCCCGCGCTGGTGCTGCGGCCAAAAGTGGCCGCCTCAGCCTGACTCCAGCATTTTGCGGATCTGCTGCTGTTGATGCGTCGTCAGCGCCTGCTCGGCATGAATCAGCGGCGGCGAAAACAGCGGCAGCGGCGTGGTGTAGGGGGTGACGATCAGCGCAACGCCGCGCGGCGTTCCCTCCTGCTGAAAGGCCTGCATCGGCAGCGGTTTGATATTCAGCGGCAGCAGCGTCAGTTCGCGCAGCTGCTGCTCAATCTGTTGCTCCAGCTGTTGATTATCGCCGGTCAGCAGAACAATCTGTTTTTCATGCAAATCATTGTCCTGCATCAGCCAGGCGCCGAAAATCACCGCCACCAGCCCCATCTCTTCTTCAGAAAAGGCCACGTTGTACTCTTCCTCAAAGCCGCGCAGGGCGTCGCGGGTAGTGCGCATCAGGCGCGGATACAGACGCGCGAACTCGTCCGGCAGGGTGTTATCGATGCCGATAGAAAACAGGCTGCGGTTCAGCGCCTGGGCAAGGTGAATATACAGCTGATCGTTCAGCCCCTGCTCATCGTTGAACTTTACCGCGCCTGCTTCGCGAAAGCGCAGCACCAGGCGGGCAATCGCCAGCCGCAGCTGCTGGTTCTGCTGGTGGTTATCGCGCACGGGATCGGGCAGGCGCACCATCGAAAACAGTAGCGCCATAAACAGCGATTCGGTAAGCGGCGCATCCTGACGCACGCGGCGCTGCCAGTGTCGGCCAATCTCCTCGGCGAGCTGATATTCGGCGCAGGCCTGCACCCAGCGCTGCTGGATCGGGTTAAATTCCGGCGAAATCCCCGCATGATGCTGTAACAGGCAGTACTGGAGATAAAGACGCAGAAAATGCACGTCGCGGCTCTCAAACGCCCTTTGCAGTCGACGGGCGCAGAGATTGATCAGCGCATGGAGGTTGGTGTCGTCGTACAGGGTGCGCAAAATACCCCGCTGCTTCAGTTCGCCTTTGAGAGCGGGCGTGAAGTGCCGGGAGATAAAATTCGGGCATAGCCGCAAGCCGCGCCGCAGCCAGTGCAGCAGGCAGAGGCGCTGATTCAGCGCAGTTCCTTCGATCCGGTAGCAGCCGTCGGGGGCCGAAATGATGTTCAGCCGGTGATAGCGCTGGATCTCCCGTTCCGTCTCGGTGATATCTTCGCGGGCAAGCGTCTCGTCGACGCCATTCAGCGCACTGAAGGTTTCCGCGGTGGCAATCTGTCCCGGCTGGAAAAGCGTCAGTAAAATCTGGCAACGGCGCTGGGGAGCAGAAAGTACAGATGGCGGAGCGAGCGTTGACATCATCTGTGGTATCTCCCGTAAGTATGATTGATAAGAATAGCTAAAGTTTTTCCATAATAGTTACGAATGAAATGCTTTAACGTCAGGATTGCAGGGGAAGGTCACAGAATTTTTTGCCTGCAAGGGCCAGGAAGGGAGTTAAACGCAGCGCCAGAAGTGAATTTTTTGCTGTTTTATTTTCTGCATATCGGAAAAAGCCCCGTCTATGGGACGGGGCCAGGCCATTAACGCTGCTGGCGCAGCGTTAAGCCGACGTCGCCGCCGGGGTGGACGGACAACAGCGTCTCTCTGGAGTATCCGCTTTCGCTCATCAGACAGGCGCAGGCGGCGTCGAAAATAGCAATCACCAGCATAATCGAAGTGGTCGCCAGCATGTTCAGCGGATCGGCTTCGCGCTGCACGCCGGTCGAAATAACCAGCCGGGCGGCCCGTGCAATGGCGGAGTCTGCGTTTTCCGTCACGCTGAGAATCGGCACCTTTTTCGCCTCCAGCCCGGGCAGCAGACGCGTCAGCTCGTCAGAGTTGCCGCCGCGGGAGAGCATTATCATCAGGTCGTCGGCACCTAAAAAACCGAGGTCGCCGTGGGCGGCGTCGGTGGCGTTGAGATAGATCGCCGGGCGTTCAACGCAGGCCAGCATATGGGCGATTTTACGCGCCGCGATGCCGGAGGTGCCGACGCCGGTCACAACAATCTTTCCCCGGCAGCCGCGCAGCTCCGTCATTAACGCCTGCCACTGCGTCTCGCTCAGATGCTCGCCAAGACCCGCCAGCGCTTCGCTATAGAGCCGCCAGGTGGCGGTGGCCTGCTGCCATGCGCTGCTCATAACGCCTCCTGCATCAGCTGACGGTACTTCATGTGATCCTGATACATCTCATGGAACACCTGATACTTACGGTCGTAATAGTGCTTAATGCGGTTGGTCTGCGGGGTGACGGTTTTGCCAATCCGGCTCATGGCCGACATCGCTTCCGGGAACGTGTCGAACACGCCCGCCGCGATGGTGCCCATCATCGCGCCGCCCAGCAGCATCGCCTCGCTCTCTTCCGGCAGCAGCATGGCGCAGCCGGTAGCATTAGCGTGCTCCTGGACGAAGATCGGGTTTTTGGTGCCGCCGCCGCTGGCCATAATGGTGTCAATGCTGTAGCCGCTCTGATTCATGGTTTCAATGATATGGCGGGTGCCGAGCGCAATGGCCTGAATGGTCGCCAGATACTGCAACGCCATATCCTCCGGCGTGCGCGACAGCTTAAGTCCGCTAATCGCCCCGGTAAGCGTCGGATTGGCGCGCGGCGAGCGGTTGCCGTGGAAGTAGGGCAGGATATGAATATCGCGGGTTAAAAAGGCGATGTTCTCCGGTTCGCCAGCCATTTTACGCAGCAGCGCGTTGAGCACTTCGTAAATAGTCTGTCCCTGCGATTTCGCCTGCGCCAGCAGCGTCTGGTAGCACGGATGCGACTGAATAATATGGTCAATTAACGCGCCGGTTGCGGATTGTCCGCCTTCGTTAAGCCAGTATTCCGGCAGTATCGCCGAATAGTACGGTCCCCAGACGCCGCCGATAAAGCGCGGCTCTTTAGAGATAGCCATATGGCCGGTCGAGGTGCCGCCAATCAGCGCGATCCGCCGGTCGAAATCGGCCACTTCGCCAGAGACGCCGCTGGCGCCGAGGGTGCCGAGGGTTCCGGCGTGGGCGTCGATGATCGACACGCTGACCGCGGTGCCCGGAATCAGCCCCATCTCGCTGGCGGCGCGCTGGCTCAGGCCGTGACCGAGCGGTTCGCCCATCGTTTTGACGTAGCGACCAATTTTGGCGGCGTCATGTTCCAGCAGATCTTCAAGACCAATTTCGCGGAAATAGCTGGCGTCCCATTTGTCCTCATGGCCCATGTAGGTCCACTTACAGACCGTGGAGCAGAGCGAACGGGTGTCATCGCCGGTGGCGCGCCAGGTGAGAAAATCGGGTAAATCAAAATAGTAGCCCGCGTTCGCCCAGGTATTCGGCATATGCTGTTTCAGCCACAGCAGCTTCGGCGTCTGCATTTCCGGGGAGATAATGCCGCCAACGTAGTCCAGCACCCGATGGTGAAGCGCGTTAATGCGCTCTGCCTGGGTGATGGCGCGGTGGTCCATCCACACGATAATATTTTGTTCGCTGCGCCCGGAAGGGCTGACGGTCAGCGGCTTGCCCTCTTTATCCAGCACCACCAGCGAACAGGTGGCGTCAAAGCCTAATCCTTTCACCTGGATAGGGTTGATATCAGACTGATTAATGGCATCGCGAACGGCGTTGCACACCGCCTGCCAGATATTGTCTGACGACTGTTCGACGAAATCGGCCTGCGGGCGGTAAATTTCAATGGCGCGCGTGGCCTGACCGACCATTCTGCCGTTGAGATCAAATACCCCCGCGCGGGCGCTTCCGGTTCCTACATCGACACCAATAAAATAACTCGCCATCATTTTTCTCCCGAAATCAGGCTTTACGATTCTGTAATGCGATAAAGAGGATGAGCACCGCGCCCCAGAGCGCCATCGTCAGATAGCTGCTAATCCCCAGCAAGTTAAAGCCGCTCTCCAGCATCTGCAGCACGATAAGCGCCAGCACCAGGCCAAGAATGCGCCCGAATCCGCCGTCCGGGTTGATGCCGCCCAGCACCGAGGCGAGGATGGTCACCAGCAGATAGGACTCGCCGTATCCGGCCTTCGCCGAGTTGAATTTGGCCATCATTAAAATCGCCGCCACCCAGCCGAGCAGGGCGGAGATAACGTAGACGGAAATCTGTACCCGCACGGTGTTGACGCCGCTGTAGCGGGTGGCCTGCTCGTTGGAGCCCATCAGATAGAGGCTGCGTCCCAGCGTGGTGTGCTCCAGCAGGACCCACAGCAGGACGGCGACGATAAAAAACAGCAGCAGGGCGACGGGAATGCCGCCAATGGTTGCGTTGCCGAGATACTGAATCGCCGTCGGAAAGCCGGAAATCACCGTGCCGTTGGAGAGTAAAATGTTAAGTCCGGAAATCAGCGTCATGGTGCCGAGGGTCGCCAGAATCGGCGAGACGCCGACCCAGGCGATCAGCGCGCCGTTCAGGACGCCGATCGCCACCGCTACCGCCACGCCCGCCAGCAATGCCAGCGCCAGAAACAGCGGGTTGTCCGGATGGGTGACGATGATCGCCGCCATCACCAGCGAACAGGCGTTGGCCCCAGCGATAATCGACAGGTTAATGCCGCCGGTGAGCATGGTCATCCCCATGCCGAGCGCCAGCATCCCGAGGATCGGCAGCTGCGAGCCGATGGACTGGAAGTTCGCCACGCTGAAAAAACGGCTGCCCAGCAGCGCGGAAAAGACCACGGCAACGACGATAATGATGACGCACTGCAGGCGGATGATGGCATCGCCGGGTAAAACTCGTGCTATCGCTTTCATCTTAAAGCTCCCTTGCCAGTTTGCGTTTTTCGTTCCAGGCCGTGGCGCTGATGCTGACCAGGATAATGGCGCCGCTGAAAACGGTGTGCCAGTAGGATGAGACGCTCAGCAGCGTCAGGCCGTTTTGCAAAAAGGCCAGCAGAATCACCCCCAGCAGGGTGCCGGTCAGCGTGCCGCGACCGCCGCTCATGCTGGTGCCGCCAAGCACCACCGCCGCCAGCACCGTCAGCTCGAAACCGAGCAGCGAGTTTGGCGCCACCGACTGGGTGATCTGCGCCTGCACCACCGCCGCGACGCCCGCCAGAATCCCCATGTAGCCGTAAACGTAGAAATGCAGCTTCAGCAGATTCATACCGAGGCGGGAGGCCGCGTCGCGGTTGCCGCCCATCGCATAAATCTGCCGTCCCAGACGGGTGAAGTTCATCAGCACGGCGGTAAAGATAATCACCACCGCCAGGCACAGGAGCGGCAGGGTCAGTCCGTAGTCATAGCCGTCGGTGGCGGTAAACGAGAACCAGTTGATGCCGTTCATAAACCAGTCCGGAAAGCCGTACAGCCAGGTGCCTTTGGTGGCATACACCAGCAGGCCGTAATAGACGTTCAGCGTGGCGATGGTGATGATGATTGCCGGTACGCGCAGCCAGTAGACCAGAAAACCGTTAATCAGGCCGAGCAGCAGACCGACGGCGCAGGCCAGCGCCAGCGCCAGCAGGAAGTTGCCGCCGTGGGCAATCACCCAGCTTGCCATCGCATACTGTGCAATGGCGGTCATCGCCGGAAATGAGATATCAATGCCGCCGGAGATCAGCACCACAAACAGCCCGCAGGCGAGGATGCCGAGAATGGCGTAGCTGGTGGCGACGTCGGTCAGGTTGCCGAGCGACAGAAATTCATCGGTCCTGACGCTCAGTCCGACCGCCAGCGCAATGACCAGCAGCCCGAGCCAGAATTCATGGTGCCCGACTAAGCGGGAGAGACGAATGTTATTCATGGATGACCTCGACCACCTCAGCAATATCCTGTTCAGAGCAGCGATGCGGGTTAAACTCCGCCACCAGCCGCCCGCGGCGCATCACCAGCACGCGGTGGCTGTTGTAATAGGCTTCCGGGATCTCATCGCAAATCATCAGCACCGCCATACCCTGCTCCGCAAGGTCGCGGGCGATCTGGTAGATCCCTTCTTTATTGGCGATATCCACGCCCACCGTGGGCGAATCAAGAATTAAGATGCGCGGGCTGGTCGCCACCCATTTGGCGATGGCGATACGCTGGGCGTTGCCGCCGGAGAGCGTCTTTACCGGCAATTGCGGGTCAGACACCTTAATGTTCAGCTCGCGGATCAGATCGGCCACCAGACGTTGCGCTTTGCCATGATCCAGCAGGCCGAAGCGGCTGCGCAGCTTGTCGAAAATGGTGACGATGGTGTTGTCGTAGATCGACTGCTCCATGATCAGCCCCTGCGTCAGGCGATCTTCCGAAACGTAGCCGATCCCGTGTTTAATGGCGTCATGATTGTTGCGCAGCCTGACCGGCTTACCGTTGATAAGAATTTCACCGCTTTGCGGATGGGTCATGCCAAACAGGCTCAGGCACAGCTCGGTGCGTCCGGCGCCTAATAAACCGACAATGGAGACGATTTCGCCGCTGCGCAGCGACAGATTAATGTCCTGGTATTTTCCCGGACGGCTCAGGTTGCGCAGTTCCAGCATCGGCGCCTGGCTGACCGGCGGTTTTTCCGGCAGCGGGCTGTAATGGAAGCGCTGGCCGGTCATCAGGAACGCCAGCTCATGGCTGTCGAGTTCGCTCGCCGGCCAGGTGCCGACCAGTTTGCCGTCGCGCATCACGCTGATGCGGTCCGCCACTTCCATTACTTCATCAAGACGGTGACTGACGAAGACCACGCAGATGCCGGCGGCTTTCAGTTCGTTCACCACCCGTAGCAGGCCGTTAACCTCCTGGCGAGTCAGTGAGGCGGTCGGTTCATCCATAATCACTAACCGCGCGTCGGCGGCGATGGCGCGACAAATCGCTACCAGCTGGCGGTCGGCGATGGAGAGCTTTTCAACCTTTTTATCCGGGTTGATGGTAACGCCGATGCGCTTCATCGCCGCCAGCGCCTGTTGCTTCATGGCGCCGCGGCGC is drawn from Citrobacter rodentium NBRC 105723 = DSM 16636 and contains these coding sequences:
- a CDS encoding FGGY-family carbohydrate kinase, producing MASYFIGVDVGTGSARAGVFDLNGRMVGQATRAIEIYRPQADFVEQSSDNIWQAVCNAVRDAINQSDINPIQVKGLGFDATCSLVVLDKEGKPLTVSPSGRSEQNIIVWMDHRAITQAERINALHHRVLDYVGGIISPEMQTPKLLWLKQHMPNTWANAGYYFDLPDFLTWRATGDDTRSLCSTVCKWTYMGHEDKWDASYFREIGLEDLLEHDAAKIGRYVKTMGEPLGHGLSQRAASEMGLIPGTAVSVSIIDAHAGTLGTLGASGVSGEVADFDRRIALIGGTSTGHMAISKEPRFIGGVWGPYYSAILPEYWLNEGGQSATGALIDHIIQSHPCYQTLLAQAKSQGQTIYEVLNALLRKMAGEPENIAFLTRDIHILPYFHGNRSPRANPTLTGAISGLKLSRTPEDMALQYLATIQAIALGTRHIIETMNQSGYSIDTIMASGGGTKNPIFVQEHANATGCAMLLPEESEAMLLGGAMMGTIAAGVFDTFPEAMSAMSRIGKTVTPQTNRIKHYYDRKYQVFHEMYQDHMKYRQLMQEAL
- a CDS encoding ABC transporter permease, yielding MNNIRLSRLVGHHEFWLGLLVIALAVGLSVRTDEFLSLGNLTDVATSYAILGILACGLFVVLISGGIDISFPAMTAIAQYAMASWVIAHGGNFLLALALACAVGLLLGLINGFLVYWLRVPAIIITIATLNVYYGLLVYATKGTWLYGFPDWFMNGINWFSFTATDGYDYGLTLPLLCLAVVIIFTAVLMNFTRLGRQIYAMGGNRDAASRLGMNLLKLHFYVYGYMGILAGVAAVVQAQITQSVAPNSLLGFELTVLAAVVLGGTSMSGGRGTLTGTLLGVILLAFLQNGLTLLSVSSYWHTVFSGAIILVSISATAWNEKRKLAREL
- a CDS encoding sugar ABC transporter ATP-binding protein; its protein translation is MTDTTAFITLENISKQFPGVLALDNVNLTLKKGEVHCLAGQNGCGKSTIIKVISGVYQPEKGAQIQLDGKLFHHLSPQLSSHYGIQVIYQDLSLFPNFSVAENIAVNRYLPGGDILVRRGAMKQQALAAMKRIGVTINPDKKVEKLSIADRQLVAICRAIAADARLVIMDEPTASLTRQEVNGLLRVVNELKAAGICVVFVSHRLDEVMEVADRISVMRDGKLVGTWPASELDSHELAFLMTGQRFHYSPLPEKPPVSQAPMLELRNLSRPGKYQDINLSLRSGEIVSIVGLLGAGRTELCLSLFGMTHPQSGEILINGKPVRLRNNHDAIKHGIGYVSEDRLTQGLIMEQSIYDNTIVTIFDKLRSRFGLLDHGKAQRLVADLIRELNIKVSDPQLPVKTLSGGNAQRIAIAKWVATSPRILILDSPTVGVDIANKEGIYQIARDLAEQGMAVLMICDEIPEAYYNSHRVLVMRRGRLVAEFNPHRCSEQDIAEVVEVIHE
- the csiE gene encoding stationary phase inducible protein CsiE codes for the protein MMSTLAPPSVLSAPQRRCQILLTLFQPGQIATAETFSALNGVDETLAREDITETEREIQRYHRLNIISAPDGCYRIEGTALNQRLCLLHWLRRGLRLCPNFISRHFTPALKGELKQRGILRTLYDDTNLHALINLCARRLQRAFESRDVHFLRLYLQYCLLQHHAGISPEFNPIQQRWVQACAEYQLAEEIGRHWQRRVRQDAPLTESLFMALLFSMVRLPDPVRDNHQQNQQLRLAIARLVLRFREAGAVKFNDEQGLNDQLYIHLAQALNRSLFSIGIDNTLPDEFARLYPRLMRTTRDALRGFEEEYNVAFSEEEMGLVAVIFGAWLMQDNDLHEKQIVLLTGDNQQLEQQIEQQLRELTLLPLNIKPLPMQAFQQEGTPRGVALIVTPYTTPLPLFSPPLIHAEQALTTHQQQQIRKMLESG
- a CDS encoding ABC transporter permease, coding for MKAIARVLPGDAIIRLQCVIIIVVAVVFSALLGSRFFSVANFQSIGSQLPILGMLALGMGMTMLTGGINLSIIAGANACSLVMAAIIVTHPDNPLFLALALLAGVAVAVAIGVLNGALIAWVGVSPILATLGTMTLISGLNILLSNGTVISGFPTAIQYLGNATIGGIPVALLLFFIVAVLLWVLLEHTTLGRSLYLMGSNEQATRYSGVNTVRVQISVYVISALLGWVAAILMMAKFNSAKAGYGESYLLVTILASVLGGINPDGGFGRILGLVLALIVLQMLESGFNLLGISSYLTMALWGAVLILFIALQNRKA
- a CDS encoding KpsF/GutQ family sugar-phosphate isomerase, which produces MSSAWQQATATWRLYSEALAGLGEHLSETQWQALMTELRGCRGKIVVTGVGTSGIAARKIAHMLACVERPAIYLNATDAAHGDLGFLGADDLMIMLSRGGNSDELTRLLPGLEAKKVPILSVTENADSAIARAARLVISTGVQREADPLNMLATTSIMLVIAIFDAACACLMSESGYSRETLLSVHPGGDVGLTLRQQR